From a region of the Synergistaceae bacterium genome:
- a CDS encoding FAD-binding protein: protein EKLDFIKLTRSGNGESIEIEAGAGVSVKKLLALTIEERLGGLEFLTGIPGTLGGALWGNAGAGGCGFSGLIKEVSAVDWNARTIRLGEDLFEWGYRSCPVDESIVALITSCVISLKTTPKEMIFKNIKRFAGMKKGQPLGRKTAGCVFKNPPGMSAGRLLDECGCKGMRIGGAVVSGSHANFIENDGDASSRDIYKLCELCREMVLKLHGVGLEYEIKFLGNFKKD from the coding sequence CGAAAAATTAGATTTCATCAAACTAACAAGGTCAGGAAACGGCGAAAGCATTGAAATAGAGGCAGGAGCCGGAGTATCTGTGAAAAAACTTCTTGCTCTCACAATTGAAGAACGACTCGGTGGCCTGGAATTTTTGACCGGCATCCCGGGTACACTGGGTGGAGCTTTGTGGGGCAATGCCGGCGCGGGCGGATGCGGATTCAGCGGTCTTATCAAAGAGGTTTCTGCTGTTGACTGGAATGCGCGCACGATCAGGCTTGGCGAAGATCTGTTTGAATGGGGATATCGCTCATGTCCTGTAGACGAAAGTATCGTAGCGCTTATAACCTCATGTGTGATCTCATTAAAAACCACGCCGAAGGAAATGATCTTTAAGAATATCAAAAGGTTTGCCGGAATGAAAAAGGGCCAGCCGCTGGGAAGAAAGACAGCCGGCTGCGTGTTCAAAAACCCTCCGGGAATGTCTGCAGGCCGCCTGCTTGATGAATGTGGCTGCAAAGGTATGAGGATAGGCGGTGCCGTGGTTTCGGGTTCTCATGCTAACTTTATTGAAAACGACGGGGATGCTTCATCCCGGGACATATATAAACTTTGTGAGCTTTGCAGGGAGATGGTCCTGAAGCTGCATGGGGTAGGTCTGGAATATGAAATTAAATTCCTGGGCAATTTCAAGAAGGACTAA